The Rhodamnia argentea isolate NSW1041297 chromosome 7, ASM2092103v1, whole genome shotgun sequence genome contains the following window.
CTTTGTAAGATGAGAAATAAAATCGATTTCGGGTCATCAATCTCACCTACCTTTGTGGACTCTGGATTTGATGTTTCCATCTAAAACGACTCCACGGTTTTGACGCAACAGAGAACGCAAGGCGGGTCGTTTTCCTTACGTCCATTGACTCGTTCCATCTTCCTCTCATAAAGTAAAGAAGATCATCAATCGACAATCTTGAGGTCTCGATTCACGGTAAGAATTCGAAACCCAGGAGCTGTTTGGTGACCTAGAAAGCGATAGAAAACTAAAAACTACCGAATTGACCAACAACATTCAGTCCTCTCAAGATAGACTTGCACGATCGGCGCAAGAAAGGCAAACTCAAAACAAGCGCACATTTGACTCTTTGGTAGCAACAATAACGCATCTCGAAGGGACAACATGATGAAGCTATTGCTTTCTTCTGTATGAATCAAACTCTGAAGCTGCTTTGCATAAACAAGTGTTTTCTAACTACCAACCATCGAAACCGCAATCCTGTTTTGTGGTTTACAACAATGCGTATTTCCAAAGCTTAAGTGATCCAAAGGAAGAGGAGACAACAAGACAATCGTCAGTCTAGGATATTATACTCTTCATCTGGCATCAAGCAACCTAAACGCtccctttcaagtttcaagataTTCAAGTTTCAAGATAGAGAGCATAGTCTTTCTTCATCAGATTTAAGTCATCAAGACATATTTCTTTCATCACCACTAGGCATGTGTCACGTGCCGAGGTTTTCCTAGCATGACCGATCGATCATATGACAGAGAAAATTCCCAAGACTTGATGTGTCTTGAACCTCTAGGGTTTGCCTAGGggtttttttaccattttctaGAATATTTCCAGGGCGGGCAAGACAGTAATTGTGCCGTATTCTAGAACCTTCCTATTTATTGTCGGTGAGTTAGGTAGATAAAAGATGCGATCTTAATCACGGAATCGAATATACATCAACGTTTGTAATTTGAAGCCCTCTACTATATAAAGGGTATCTTCcttctcatttgatcatccacaagAAGAAATACAAAGAGCATTCCCGCCAGAGTCTCTCTAGAACTCTCTCTCTACGCGATATGGGTGAATCAACCTTTAGGCGCTCCAACGATCCAAGGAAGCCCTTTAGgtgctccaacgatccaagtaaGCCTAAGTCGCCGCACGGGCAGACCTCAACTGTCGAAATGTGACACACAATTCACAGTTCTTAAGCTCCTTACCTTGGCTTAAATAAAAACCCTTGGATGATTCATGAAGAAAGCACTGCCACGGGCCAACTTGCATCTAGAATTTTGACTCTCAGGAGAAATGCTAATTTAGTTTTCATCAACAAAAGGTGCAGCATGGCTGCTTGCAATACTTAGTGGCCATCCTAACTACCAATCTTAGCATTTTTAATGATTATCATCAAAGAATCCAGCACACAATCATGCACTTTGGTCCAGCAAACACTAAGCAAGCCGCGGCAAAGTTGCGCAAAGAAGTGGGAAGCAATTGGTCTTCTCTGCAGTTctgatttttgacatttttgatGATCACCATAAAAAAGTGCAGCACATTCTCCCATTGTGGGATACAGCAGATATCAAGCAACCGAACCAATTAAACTTTCAAAAGTATCCCCGACAACTTTTACATCCTTTTGTCACCCTCTCAACAAGAACAGCTGCGaaattcaaagatattcaatgtAAGAAAGACAGGAAGCTGCATCGAAAGAACAAGCCAAACAATTTGTATTCTTTGCATGTTCAGATCCCTTCCACGGTGagctgaaaaaggaagtttacCGTTAATCTCAACACAATCTGTAGTCTTTACGTGTTAAGATCCTTCCAGAGTGAGCTGGAAAAGATAATTTACTTATATTCATAAGGGAGATGTCTCTAAGATCATCAGAAATGGACTCATGAAAAGGTGCCTCATCTAAGGTTCTGCTTGTCAAATGTGTGTTGAGCCCTCAGGCTAACTCAGAAATGCATATTCACGTCAGCACTAGAATAGCAAATAGATTAATATCAAAGTAGGATACAAGCACAATCATGATGGGCTAGAAGAACAACCTCCGCAACAAAACCCtctgattgaattaacacaaaccGTTGTCATTGTAGAGAATATGCGAAGTGTTGTGTAGATACAGATTTTTGAAAGGATAAATGTGATCTTTGAATAGCCTCTTTAAGCCTGTATGACTATAGATGAGGGATTCTCCACTCAAGGGTCTCTTAAATGCTTTCTATAGAATGCCTATATGCAAACATGGAGTTCTTCTCCAAAGCAGATGCCATATCAAAACTGTTCAATGCAAGTACTGTATCAATGGAATTGGAGGGACGACGATTCATGGCAAAGCTAAACTCCATAAAAGATGCTCCACGTAACACCATGACAGTAAGCGAGAGACAGAAATGGGAAGCAACCTACAAGAAACACACTCACACCTTCCTCAGGGAGGCATTTGCTAAACTACACAGGGTTTTCCAGGGGTATTTGCCCATTTAATGGACCATCCTGGTGAAGTTAAAATGAGATGTTAATTAACCACAAAACActggtcaaaaaaaaaaaattatcactcACCGTTTCAGACAATTGCTCTGCTATAGAATGCATAGACCTCAGCATAGTATCTAAAGTATCTCTTTCAAGCTGGAACTTCACTTCTGAATCATCGTAGCGAAATTTTACGTCATTTTGAAGCTGATGATGACAGCAATGAAGCAGACATGATCAATGCATAGAAATTTTCAAACACAGTCAGGCAGATATTGTCCAATGCATGAGTTCAATTGCAAGACAAGCATGCTTCCTGAAATAACACGCAATTTTGAGAATACCCGCAAATTGATAACAGCAACTGGGTCTGGAGTCTCTGTATTGGATGTGGACATATTCCATGTCATCGCTTTCAACCGAGGCAATGCCGCCTGAATGAACAAATCATTTGGCAATGTGTAGTCAAAGAATGGCAGTTCCGATCATCAGTTGTTCCTGCAGTTTGAATTCCTCACCTGATCCTTAAGCACATCTTCACGCCACTCTCTTTGAAACTTCTGCAGCAAAAGCGTCAACAGTCTCTGCAATTCAGGCAAAACCTCGCTAGGGAAAAGCTTATGAATATCCTCCTTGTTGGTATTCTCATAGACACATTTCCGGATCAACATGCGCAGACATACCAGAAGCTGACAACCAGAAATTGGCACACATAAGTCCTCTACACATAAGCAGCTTCCCGTGAATGATCGATCTATCCCATAGCAAGCAATAGGCAATATCATAACTCTGCTCAATAAAATCACCCAACCACGACATAGAACACTCTGTCTCGACCGGCGACATTGGATTTAATTCCGTTGTCCACCGACAAGATTCTTCTGGCTGCCAATCGCTCTACTTATGTGCTTTGGAGTAAGAGAAGGTTAGAGAGCGATACGGGGTCGAGTTCTGCGTCGTTTTGGAGCTGAAGCTTGTCGCGAATGATGCCGCGATCGGCAGTGTCAAGACCAGTTGTGCGAGTTCGCCAGAGAGCTTGAAGGATGTATTCCACCGAATCCTTTGAGTTTGCCCTCACCAGTAATGGCAAGTGGTCCCAGAAAGCATGGTTCTCCATGAAGCCCAACTTCTGCTTCAGGCATGAAAAAGCTCTGTTCTGTGCCCTAGGGTCTCCAGTCTCAACGAACAAGAAGATCGCTTGCTATGCTCCGAATAGGTGCCCGGTTCAACTTCAATCCGTGGGGCCGGTTCCGGAGGATCGCTTGACATGCTTCGAATTGGTGTCCGGTTCAACCTCAAACCGTTGGGCCGGTACCGGAGAATCGGTTCATTTCTTGATGAAAAAAATCGGGGGCCAGCTGCTACCGGTTTGTTCCAAACCAACGGTTCACCTCCGGACCACAAGAAacgttttggttttggtccttTTGGAATGGCTTTCAGATTCCCCACTCCAGCGTCGATTCTAAGCGGTCCACTCGGCCCACAAACACCTCAGTATTTACTCAAAGCCGGGTTTCATTCTTCACGAATTGGAGAAGAGCTCTAGGTGCGTTTAGTAACAATTATAATTCTGGAAATAATTTctgttcagaatttttttttggctatttctATTCACTGAATAAATTTCTAAACGGAAGAATGTGCTTGTTTACTGATGTAGGCAAATAGATTTCCATTTTTTCCTGATGaacaaaagaacataaaaatagaTCAATTACCA
Protein-coding sequences here:
- the LOC115749616 gene encoding uncharacterized protein LOC115749616 isoform X3, encoding MENHAFWDHLPLLVRANSKDSVEYILQALWRTRTTGLDTADRGIIRDKLQLQNDAELDPLLVCLRMLIRKCVYENTNKEDIHKLFPSEVLPELQRLLTLLLQKFQREWREDVLKDQAALPRLKAMTWNMSTSNTETPDPVAVINLRLQNDVKFRYDDSEVKFQLERDTLDTMLRSMHSIAEQLSETDGPLNGQMPP
- the LOC115749616 gene encoding uncharacterized protein LOC115749616 isoform X2; this encodes MENHAFWDHLPLLVRANSKDSVEYILQALWRTRTTGLDTADRGIIRDKLQLQNDAELDPLLVCLRMLIRKCVYENTNKEDIHKLFPSEVLPELQRLLTLLLQKFQREWREDVLKDQAALPRLKAMTWNMSTSNTETPDPVAVINLRLQNDVKFRYDDSEVKFQLERDTLDTMLRSMHSIAEQLSETDGPLNGQIPLENPV
- the LOC115749616 gene encoding uncharacterized protein LOC115749616 isoform X1 — translated: MENHAFWDHLPLLVRANSKDSVEYILQALWRTRTTGLDTADRGIIRDKLQLQNDAELDPLLVCLRMLIRKCVYENTNKEDIHKLFPSEVLPELQRLLTLLLQKFQREWREDVLKDQAALPRLKAMTWNMSTSNTETPDPVAVINLRLQNDVKFRYDDSEVKFQLERDTLDTMLRSMHSIAEQLSETVASHFCLSLTVMVLRGASFMEFSFAMNRRPSNSIDTVLALNSFDMASALEKNSMFAYRHSIESI